The following nucleotide sequence is from Synechococcus sp. KORDI-52.
CTCCGGCACATCAGACCGTCCCAGGCTGGCCGTGTTCCGCTCCAACAACCACATCTACGCCCAGGTCATCGACGACGCGGACCAGAGCACACTTTGTTCCGCCTCCACCGTTGACAAGGAGCTGCGTACCAGCCTCAAGACGACGGGTGGCAGCTGCGACGCCTCTGTCGCCGTCGGCGAACTGGTCGCCAAGCGCGCCATCGCTAAAGGCATCCAGCAGGTGGTGTTCGACCGCGGCGGAAATCTGTACCACGGCCGGGTCAAAGCCCTTGCCGATGCCGCCCGGGAAGCGGGCCTTCAGTTCTGATTCCTGCTTAACCCATGACAGATTCCTCCCCCCAATCCAATCCCAACGCCGTGCCAGGTGCGGCCGACGTTCCAGCTGCAGCTGAAGGGCAGCAGCAACAGGAGCAACGCCGTGGCCGTGGCGACCGTGACGGTCGTCGTGGCGACCGGCGTGGCGGTCGTCGCGGCCAGGAGCGTGACTCCGAATGGCAGGAGCGCGTGGTTCAGATCCGCCGCGTCTCCAAGACCGTTAAAGGCGGCAAGAAGATGAGCTTCCGCGCCATCGTTGTCGTCGGCAACGAAAAGGGCCAGGTCGGCGTTGGCGTCGGCAAGGCCGGTGATGTGATCGGTGCCGTCCGCAAGGGTGTTGCCGATGGCAAGAAGCACTTGGTCAAAGTGCCGTTGACCCGCCACAACTCCATCCCGACCCTCTCCAACGGTCGTGATGGTGCTGCCAGTGTGCTCATCCGCCCTGCAGCCCCTGGCACCGGTGTGATCGCTGGCGGTTCCATCCGCACAGTGCTCGAACTCGCCGGCATCAAGAATGTCCTGGCCAAGCGCCTGGGCAGCAAGACCCCCCTGAACAATGCACGGGCTGCCATGGTGGCTCTGTCGCTTCTCCGCACCCACAAGGAGACGGCCAAAGAACGGGGAATCTCCCTCGAACAGATCTACTCCTGATTCGCGATGACCCTCCGACTCGATTCCCTCAAATCCAATAAGGGCGCTCGTCGCCGCAAACTGCGCAAGGGCCGCGGCATCGCCGCTGGCCAAGGTGCCAGCTGCGGCTTCGGAATGCGCGGCCAGAAATCCCGCTCGGGTCGCCCAACCCGCCCCGGCTTCGAGGGAGGTCAGATGCCCTTGTACCGCCGGGTGCCGAAGCTGAAGCACTTCCCCCTGGTGAATCCCAAGTTCTTCACCGTGCTCAACGTTTCGGCGTTGAACGGACTGGACGACGGAAGCACCGTCAACCTGGATTCCCTGGTCAAGGGTGGCATTGTGACCAGCCCCAAGCATCCATTGAAGATGCTCGGAAACGGTGATCTGACAGCCAAAAAGCTGACCGTTCAAGCGGCGGCATTCACGGCCTCCGCCCGCACCAAGATCGAAGCCGCAGGCGGTACCTGCGAAATCCTCGACTAAACCAAGGGCTCGTCCCCAAGTCAGCCCTAGGGTCTGAGCCGTCCGCTGGATTTCGATCCACGGGCGGCTTCTTGGCTTTTGCCCAACTTCCACTTTCTTCCGGACATGCTCGTCAGTCGGGGTCGCAACCCCAACGCCTCCGAAGTGATCGGCCAGCTGATCACCAACCCTGGGCTTCGCAGTCGCGTGCTCACCACGCTCGGATTGCTGTTGTTGGTGCGGCTCGGGATCTACATCCCGATGCCTGGGATCGATCGAGAAGCGTTCAAGCAGTTCATCGATCAGGGCGGCCAGCTGATCGGCTTCCTCGACATCTTCACCGGAGGTGGCATTTCCACCTTGGGCATCTTTGCCCTGGGGATCCTGCCCTTCATCAATGCCTCGATCATCCTCCAGCTGCTGACTGCAGCTTTGCCTCAGCTCGAGGATTTACAGAAAAATGAAGGCGAGGCAGGCCGGCGCAAGATTGCCCAGATCACCCGCTACGTGGCGCTGGGATGGGGTCTCGTTCAAAGCGTTGTCTTCGCGATGATCCTCCGCCAATACGCGGTGGAGGGCCTGAGCGAAGTGGTTTTTGTGGTTCAGACGGCACTGGCCCTGGTCACCGGCTCCATGGTGGTGATGTGGCTGAGTGAGGTGATCACGGAACGGGGTATCGGCCAGGGAGCCTCCCTGGTGATTTTTCTGAACATCGTGGCCACCCTGCCGCGGACCCTTGGCGCAACGATCGAAGCCGCTCAGACAGGTGACCGAGACACCGTGCTCGGCATCGTTGTGCTGGTGCTGGTGTTCCTCGCCACGATTGTTGGGATCATTTTCGTGCAGGAAGGGGCACGCCGGATCCCCATCGTGAGTGCCAAGCGCCAGGTGGGTGGAGCAGGCGTTCTCCCCACCCGACAGAGCTACCTACCTCTCAAGCTGAATGCCGGCGGTGTGATGCCGATCATCTTCGCCTCAGCCCTGATCTTCCTGCCGGTCACCATCGCCAACCTCACCAAGAGCGAGTGGTTGATCCGTGCAGCCAGTGCCCTGAACCCTGGAGCAGCGAACCCCTGGCCGTACGCACTCACGTTTTTCGCATTGATCCTGGGCTTCTCCTACTTCTATGCATCACTGACGGTGAATCCGGCGGACATCGCCACCAACCTGAAACGGGGTGGGGTGGCCATCCCCGGCGTCCGCCCTGGAAGTGCCACGGCCACCTATCTCTCGGGGGTCCAAAACCGCCTCACTCTGCTGGGTGGTCTGTTCCTTGGAGCCGTCGCCATCATTCCCGCGGCCGTCGAACGCGCCACCAATGTGCAGACCTTCCAGGGTCTTGGCGCCACGTCACTGCTGATCCTGGTCGGTGTGGCCATCGACACGGCCAAACAGGTGCAGACCTACGTGATCTCACAACGCTACGAAGGCCTCGTTCGCCAGTGAGCGCTGCTGGGCAGCGCACCTTCCGTTCACTTCACCTCACGCTTACGCAACCATGAAAAATCGTTTGCTTTTTCTCGGCCCTCCTGGAGCCGGCAAAGGCACCCAGGCCACCAGGCTGTGCGATGCCAACAGCATGAAGCATCTGTCCACCGGTGATCTGCTGCGCTCTGAAGTGGCAGCCGGCAGCGATCTGGGCAAAGAAGCTGAAGCGGTGATGAACCGCGGCGAACTGGTGAGCGACGCCCTGGTGCTGGCCATTGTGGAAAGCCAGATGAAGTCACTCACCGCAGATGGCTGGTTGCTGGACGGGTTTCCGCGCACGGTGCCCCAGGCTGAAGCGCTCGAACCTCTGCTGGCCGAACTGCAGCAACCCATCCAGGCCGTGGTTCTGCTGGAGCTGGATGATGCCGTCTTGATTGAACGGTTGCTGTCGCGAGGACGCGCCGACGACAATGAAGCGGTGATCCGCAATCGCCTGGGGGTCTATCGCGAGAAAACGGCTCCTTTGATTCGCTTCTACAGCGATAAGGATCTCCTGGTTTCCGTCCCTGCCCAGGGCGCTGTCGAGGAGATCACCAAGCGAATCGAGTCAGTCCTCAGTTGACCGGCATGGTAATGTTGCCGTTTGGAAATTTGGAGAGCCACGCCTCATGAAGGTGCGCAGCTCAGTCAAGAAAATGTGTGACAAGTGCCGGGTGATCCGTCGCCACGGCAAGGTCATGGTCATTTGCACCAACCCCAAGCACAAACAGCGGCAGGGCTGAATCCCCCGCTGTTCTGAACATCCTCGCCTCCAGGAACCCGGAGGTACCTGTCCTTTTCGATTGAACAAACGTGGCACGGATCGCCGGCGTTGACATTCCCCGCGACAAGCGGATTGAAGTGTCCCTCACCTACATCTACGGAGTTGGTCTCACCCGCTCCCAGGCCATCCTGGCCAAAACCGGTGTGAACCCCGACATCCGGGTGAAAGATCTGGAGGATGGAGATCTTCAGAAGCTGCGTAATGCCATGGAGGAGTACACCCTCGAGGGTGATCTGCGTCGGCAGGAAGGCATGGCCCTGAAACGGCTTCAGGACATCGGCTGCCTCCGTGGCCGTCGCCACCGCATGAGCCTTCCCGTTCGCGGCCAACGCACCCGCACCAACGCCCGAACCCGGCGCGGCGCGCGGAAAACTGTGGCTGGCAAGAAGAAGTAAGTCTTCAACATCCTTATCCCTGACTGCATTCGGTCATGCCTAAAACCGTCAAAAAATCCGGTCCCAAGAAGGCCAAGCGCAACGTCCCCAACGGCGTTGCTCACATTCAAAGCACCTTCAACAACACCATTGTGTCCATCACCGACACAGCCGGTGAGGTGATTTCCTGGTCGTCCGCAGGCGCCAGTGGTTTCAAAGGTGCTCGCAAAGGCACTCCTTTCGCCGCTCAGACCGCTGCAGAAGCAGCTGCGCGTCGTGCCCTCGATCAGGGCATGCGTCAGATCGAAGTGCTGGTTCGAGGTCCTGGCTCAGGCCGTGAGACCGCCATCCGTGCCCTCCAGGTCGCTGGCCTCGAAATCACCCTGATTCGCGACGTCACCCCCCTGCCCCATAACGGTTGCCGCCGGCCCAAGCGCCGCCGCGTCTGAACCGAGCTGATTTCCGTCCGGTTTCTCCATTTACCCCGATTCAGACCGTGTTGCAGTACCAGATTGATCGTATTGAGCATCAGGTGGCCGAGGATCGCGCCCAATCCGGAGTGTTCCTGATTGGACCCCTCGAGCGTGGCCAGGCCACAACCCTGGGCAACGCGCTGCGTCGCGTGCTGATGGGTGGGCTGGAAGGCAGTGCTGTCACCGCCATCCGCATCGCCGGTGTCAATCATGAGTACGCAACGGTGCCTGGGGTCCGTGAAGACGTTCTCGATATCCTGCTGAACTGCAAGGAGCTCACCGTCAACAGCCGTTCGGCAGAACTGGAGATCGGCCGTCTCGTGGTGGCGGGTCCCGCCGAAGTGAAGGCCGGAGATCTGCAGTTCTCCTCTCAGGTGCAGGTTGTGGACGCCGATCGGCCGATCGCCACCGTGGCCGACGGCCACAGCCTGGAGCTGGAAGTTCACGTTGAGCGCGGCGTCGGCTATCGCCCGGTGGATCGTCACAACGAAGAAACAAGTGCCATCGATCTCCTTCAGATCGATGCGGTGTTCATGCCTGTAACGCGGGTCAACTTCACCATCGACGAAACCGCCGTTGCCGAAGGCGGTTCGGCCCGTGAGCGCCTGCGGATGGAGATCGTCACGGACGGCTCCATCACCCCCGACGACGCCCTGGCTCAATCAGCCAATCAATTGATCGAGCTGTTCCAGCCCCTGGCCACGGTCACCCTCGTGGAGGAGGTGCCTGCAGAGCCCGAACCATCCGCAGAGGCACAGATTCCTCTTGAGGAATTGAACCTTTCGGTTCGTGCTTACAACTGCCTGAAGCGGGCCCAGGTCAACTCCGTGTCCGATCTGATGGGCTTCAGCTACGAGGATCTGCTCGAGATCAAGAACTTCGGTTCCAAATCCGCTGATGAAGTGATCGAAGCCCTCGAGCGCATCGTCATTTCCATCCCCCAGAGCCGCACTTCTGCATAACTGCAGAACGGCCTGAACGTCCTTTTTCGTCTTCGTCACCGACAGAACCATGCGTCATCAATGCCGAGTTCCTCAGCTGGGACGTCCAGCTGACCAGCGCAAGGCAATGCTGCGCGCCCTGACCACCCAGCTGATTCGCGAGGGTCGGGTCACCACCACCAAGGCACGGGCCAAGGCGTTGCGCGACGAAGCCGAGCGCATGATCACTCTGGCCAAGGATGGCAGCCTTGCCTCCCGCCGCCGGGCCATGGGCTACATCTTCGACAAGCAACTGGTGCATGCCTTGTTCGACAAGGCCCCCAACCGCTACAGCGATCGCAAGGGCGGCTACACCCGGATCACCCGCACCGTTCCCCGGCGTGGCGACAACGCCGAGATGGCCATCATCGAACTGGTCTGATCAGACCTCACGTCAGCCCTGACGGTTGAACACTGAACCCTCGTCTGCAGGTCCTGAGCCACCCTCCCTTCAGAGGATTGCGCTCAGCCTTCAGTACGAGGGTTCTTCGTTTTGCGGGTGGCAGCGGCAACGTAACGGTCGCAGTGTTCAGGCCGTGCTGGAGGACGCCATCACCCAGCTCGATCCGCACCGACCGGTGCAGACCTTTGCCGCCGGTCGCACCGATGCCGGCGTTCATGCCGCCGGTCAGGTCGTGCACTTCGACTGCAGTGGGCCAATCCCGGCTCGCAAATGGGCCCCGGCCTTGAACGGACGCCTGCCGAGCACCATTCGTGTGCGCGAATCCGTCGCCCGTCCCCTGGATTGGCATGCCTGTTACTCGGCCACGTACCGGCGCTACCGATACACGATTCACAACGGCCGACGTCCCAACTTGTTTCTCAGCCCCTGGAGCTGGCACCGCTACCAGCACAAACTGGATGCGTCCCGCATGCGGGACGCTTTGAACACCATGCTTGGCCTGCACGACTTCAGCGCCTTCATGAAGGCAGGCAGCCGTCGTGCCCATGCGCGAACCACGGTGCAGGAGGTCCTCGTGGAGCGGCAGGGCGACCTTTTGCGGGTCGAAATTCAGGCCAGCGGTTTTTTGTACGGCATGGTTCGCCTGCTGATGGCCCAGTTGGTGGCGGTTGGCGAACACCGTCTCAGCGTTGGCGCTTTTGAGCAGCGCTGGCGCGAACGACGACGCCACGAAGTGAAGGAGGCCGCACCAGCAACGGGCCTCTGCCTGCTTCGGGCTGGCTATGCCGAACCCGTCTTCACCAAAGCCGGCTGGTACGATTGTCAGCCGTGGTTTTTTCTGGCCGAGAGCGATCCCCCTCCGGATCCAGCTTCAACGCCGGAATCAACGGGCCTCTACTCGGAGCGCTGCCCAACTCGTAGGAGCTGGAGGGCTGAAGAGTAAGCTCGATCTTTGAGCCTCGTCAGGTCCAGTTCTGGACCGACCCCCTTTGCCCCGTTCCGCTGAATCAGGCGGGACATACCCGAACCGGCATGCCGGCGCGATGAACAAGACCTCTCTCCCCCCGATTGATTCGATCGACCGCCAGTGGTACGTGGTGGACGCTGAGAATCAGACCCTCGGCCGTCTGGCCACTGAGGTGGCTGCCGTGCTGCGCGGCAAGAACAACCCCAGCTTCACCCCCCATCTGGACACCGGTGATTTTGTCGTCGTTGTGAACGCCGAAAAAATCAAGGTCAGCGGCCGCAAGCCCCAGCAGAAGCTCTACCGCCGTCACTCCGGCCGTCCGGGCGGCATGAAAGTGGAAACCTTTGAAGCTCTCCAGGAACGGATTCCCGAACGGATCGTGGAGAAGGCCATCAAAGGCATGCTTCCCCACAACGCCTTGGGCCGCCAGATGTTCCGCAAGCTCAAGGTCTACAAGGGCACCGAGCATCCCCATGCCGCTCAGAAGCCCCAACCCCTTCAGCTCAACCCCTCTGCATCCGCCAAATGAGCAGCAATTCCGTCGTTTACTGGGGCACTGGTCGTCGCAAGACCTCCGTCGCCCGTGTTCGTCTTGTTCCCGGCAATGGAACGATCACCATCAACGGTCGTCCCGGTGACAACTACCTGAACTACAACCCGGCATACCTCGCGGCGGTCAAGGCACCGTTGGAGACCCTCGGCCTCAGCAGCGAGTACGACATTCTCGTCAACGTTCACGGGGGCGGACTCACCGGTCAGTCCGGCGCCATCAAGCAAGGTGCTGCCCGAGCCTTGTGTGAGCTGTCCGCCGACAACCGCAAGCCCTTGAAGACCGAAGGTCACCTAAGCCGCGATCCCCGTGCCAAGGAACGCCGTAAGTACGGTCTCAAGAAAGCCCGTAAGGCTCCTCAGTTCTCCAAGCGCTGATTTTTTACCGATGCCCAAGCCCGACATTCATCCAACCTGGTATCCCGAAGCCAAGGTGATCTGCAACGGCGAAGTGGTCATGACCACTGGCGCCACCCAGCCCGAGATTCACGTCGACGTCTGGAGCGGCAATCATCCCTTCTTCACTGGCACCCAGAAGATCCTCGACACCGAAGGTCGCGTGGACCGCTTCATGAAGAAGTACGGCATGGGCACCAAGAAAAAAGGTGCCGACCAAGCCAAGGCCGAGTCCAAAGCCTGAGGTGAGACCGGGGCATGGACGCCTCGACCTTATTCACACGGCTGGAAGCAGCCACAGCCAGCTTCCGCAACCTCGAGCGGCAGCTGGCTGACCCCGATGTTGCCGCTGACCCCAAGCGGCTTGAAGCGATCGCGCGGGAGCGATCCAGGCTTGAGCCTCTCGTGCTCGATTTCGAGGAACTTAAGAAGCTCGAATCGGAGCGGGATTCCGCGCGTCAATTGCTTAAAGACAGTCGCGGTGACGCCGCGATGGAGCAATTAGCGCAGGATGAGTTGATCAGCCTTCAGGAGCAGCACGCAACGCTGACGGAGCGACTCACCCTGGCTCTTCTACCTCGGGATCCCCGCGATGAACGCAGCGTGATGCTTGAGATTCGTGCCGGCGCAGGGGGTGATGAGGCCTGTCTCTGGGCCGGTGATCTGGCCCGGATGTATGAGCGCTACAGCCAGAAAGTGGGCTGGGCCGTGCAACCCATGAGCTGCACCGAGGCCGACCTGGGAGGGTTTCGCGAGCTGATCCTTTCGGTGCGTGGCGACAGTGTCTACAGCCAACTGAAATTCGAAGCAGGAGTCCATCGGGTGCAGCGCGTCCCGGCCACGGAATCTCAGGGTCGGGTTCACACCTCGACAGCCACAGTGGCGGTGATGCCGGAAGCCGATGCCGTGGAAATTCAGCTCGATCCGAAGGATCTGGAGATCAGCACCGCCCGCTCAGGCGGAGCGGGGGGCCAGAACGTCAACAAGGTGGAAACAGCCGTTGACCTCCTGCACAAACCCACAGGCATCCGCGTGTTCTGCACCCAAGAACGCTCCCAATTGCAGAACCGGGAGCGAGCCCTCGACATCCTGCGCGCCAAATTGCTGGAGCGGGAGCAGGCTGCTGCTGCCGAACGGGAAAGCAGCAACCGACGCGCCCAAGTGGGCAGTGGGGACCGCTCCGAAAAAATTCGCACCTACAACTACAAAGACAACCGAACCACCGATCACCGGTTGGGCAGGAACTTCACGTTGGAGCCTGTACTGGAGGGACAATTGGAGGACCTGATCGGTGCCTGCATCGCCGAAGAACAACGTCAAAAACTCGAAGCCCTAAGCGATCAGGCCGAGGCCTGACGATCACGAACCGATCACGTATTTCGCCCAATCCTGGTGATGCCCTGATCGGATCTGACGCCGAGCCTCAAAACTGAGGCTGCTGGGAGGCCGTCGCGGGAGATGCCTCAGGGGCATGGCGGCTTCCTTGGGGGTTCGGTTGCCCTTACGTACGTTGCAGCTGAGGCAGGCCGTGGTCACGTTCTCCCAGGTGTCACCGCCGCCGCGACTGCGGGGCATCACATGGTCGATCGACAACTGATCCTCGCGACTGCCGCAGTACTGGCAGGTGTGGTTGTCACGCTGAAGAACATTGCGACGCGTCAGGGGCAGCTGACGAAAAGGAACGCGAACGTACTGACGCAAGCGGATCACCGTCGGCAGGTGGGTGCCCTGGCGAAGTTGACGACTGGGGTCATGTTCCAGGCCCTCTGCCTTTCCCTTCAGCAACATCACCACCGCCCGTCTCCAGGTGGTGATGTTGAGCGGCTCATAGGACGCATTGAGAACGAGAACCTGGCCCATGCCAGCTCCCTCAATAAGCTTCATGCTATCGATCACTTCAAGCCGTCTCGGTAGCGCCGAGCACCCCCTGTGATTCCGGAGCTGAATCCACGCCAGCGCGCCTGGGTGGAAGTCTCATCTGCAGCGATTCGGGCCAACGCCAGGGCCCTCTGCCAGCACCTTGGCCCTCGCACCCAACTGATGGCGGTGGTGAAGGCCGATGGCTACGGCCATGGCGCCGAAACCGTGGCACGAGCGGCACTCGAGGGAGGTGCCACCAGTCTTGGTGTGGCCACACTGCAGGAGGGCCTTGAACTGCGCCGGGCCGGTCTGGAGGCACCGGTGCTCTTGCTGAGCAACCTCCATGAACCGGACGCCCTGCGCACCTGCCTGCACTGGCGATTGATGCCCACCCTGAGCAGTATCAGGGAAGCCCAGCTCTGCAACGCCCTCGCCGCCGACAGCGGTCGACGCTTCGACGTGCAGTTGAAGATCGACACCGGCATGGCACGGCTGGGCTGCCCCCTCAGCGAGGGGCATCAGACCACGGCGGCGCTGCAGAGCCTGGAACACCTCAATCTGGAAGGCATCTACAGCCATCTGGCCTGTGCCGATGAGCCGGACGATGCCTTGACCAGCCTCCAGCAGGAGCGCTTCATGAGCATGCTCTCGGCCCTGCCCCAAGACGGCGCCAGCATCACCCGACATCTGGCCAACTCCGCGGGAACCCTGCTGAACCGAGAGCTGCATCACGACCTCGTGCGTGTTGGCCTGGCTCTGTACGGCCATGCCCCCGCGCGTCATCTGAGCAACGTCATTCCCCTTCAACCCGCCCTTGCAGTTCGTGCCCGGGTCAGCCTGATCCGCAAGGTGCCCGCTGGCACCGGAGTCAGCTACGGCCACCGCTTCATCACCCAGCGTCCCACTCGGCTTGCGGTGGTGGGCATCGGCTATGCCGATGGTGTTCTGCGATCCCTCAGCGGACAGATTCACACCCTGCATCGGAACCGTCGGCTCCCGCAGGTGGGAGCGATCACCATGGACCAGCTCCTCCTGGATGCCACCGATGCGCCCGAGCTGGAGGAAGGTGACATCGTCACCCTGCTTGGCCAGGACGGTGACCTGGCGTTAAGCCCTCAAAGCTGGAGCGATCACTGCGGATCGATTCCCTGGGAGATCCTCTGCGGTTTCAAACAACGCCTGCCCCGTATTGAAGTCTGACCAACTGCCCAACGCTTGGTAGTCTGGATGCGCCGCTGGAGAGGTGGCTGAGTGGTTGAAAGCGGCTCCCTGCTAAGGAGTTACAGGAGGCAACTTCTGTCGAGGGTTCGAATCCCTCCCTCTCCGTTCCAAGATCATTGGCTTAATCGCTCGGCTCGCCAGAGCCGTTGAACTGATTGAGCTGTCGTGCCAAGTCAGGCAGAAGGGTCGCATCCCTGGCGCGATCGGGGCCTGTTGAAAACACCACCAGCAGCGTTGGTGGCTGCTGATCGGAAACCTGAAACCAAGCCGCATCATGACGGGCCTGACTCATCCAGCCGGCCTTGCTCCACAGCTGCGCGTCCTCGGGCAGGCCCTCGCCCAGGAACCCATCCACCTGGTTTTCAGGATCGGCACGGCGCAGCTGCTGATCCAGCGAACGCCGCAGGAGTCCTTGCAGGCGACGACAGGCCGGCGGTGACACCACCGCACCGGTCATCACGGCCTCCAGCATCCGGGCTGTAGCCGCGGTGGACAAGCCATTGCGGTTGCTGTTGTCGGCTCCGTAGAAGGTTTTGTCCCGGCCATAGGGACCATCTCCCCATGTCTTCTGACAGCAATTCACCGCCTCAAGTTCCGGCCAGGCCAAGCTCTGCAACCAGACATTGATCAGTTGACGCTGCTGGGTCCAGAGCTCCCAACGTTCTCCGTGAAGAGCAGGGCCGCTGGTGGTGCCTGTGAGCAGATCCACCACGAGCCCCGTCGCATCGTTGCTGGAGTCGACGATCATGTCGCGCACGGCGCGCTGCAGTTCGTCGCCCTCCGGGATCAGGTCGCGTTGCAACCACTGCTCGATGGCGACGGCGTAAAACAGCTTCACCACGCTGGCCGGATAGAGGATCCGGTCTTGATTCCAGGAGGCACCGCTGCCCTGACCCGCCTCCGGTGCAACATCCTCGTAACGCACCCAGGTGATCGCCAGGCTGTTGCGCAGCCCTGGACGGCCGTCGGCATCCAGGGCATCGAGAGCCGCCTCAAGCCGAACCGCCATGGCGGGATCGGGACGGTAGAACGCCATAGCGATTCGATTGGGCCATGGCGACGTTAGGCACCCTGCTGGCCCCAGACCTGATTCAGACAGGCTCCTGTTGGCGGCTGTGCGCTGACGTCAATGGTTACGCGAGACTTGAGGGCCAGAGTCTGACCACACAGGCCTGTCGCGGACGCCGCTTTCGCATCCTTGGGAAGCAGCGCAAGAGGCTCGCTGTTCAGCTGCTGGAGGATGGTTACCGCTGCTGGTTGGAGCTCGAGGCCGTGCTGGGGCGAGCTGAACACTGTTCACCCTGGCGACCGTCGCCGCTGAGCGCGTCGGAGATTGAACGACGGTTGGCCAGCGTGCTCGCCTGGAGCGAAACCGCTCAGCAACGTCCCAACACCTACCTCTGGGGCGGCACCACTGAACCGGACATGGATTGCTCCGGCCTGATGCAGATGGCCTTCGCCAGCCAGGGCATCTGGATTCCGCGGGATGCTTATCAGCAGGAGCGGTTCTGCCAACCGGTTGCCGCTCTTCCCGACGATCACAGCCTGCTACGCCCGGGAGATCTGCTGTTTTTCGGCACGTCTCGGCGCTGCACCCATGTGGGGCTTCATCTCGGCGATGGCCGCTACCGCCACAGTTCGGGGAGGGAGCATGGGCGCAATGGAATCGGCATCGACAGCCTCCACAGCCGCGACCAACACCCGGTGGCATGCCATTACCGGGGTGAATTCCGCAGCGCGGGCCGCGTGGTTCGCTGCCACGACGGAACACATCTCCCCTGACCACCCAGCTGGGGACCCTGCTTAAGTTGATCGACTTGCAGCGCGACTGGCATGGGTGCACCCCTGGATCTCTCGGTGGTGGTGCCGCTGTACAACGAAGAAGACAGCCTTCCCCACCTGGTTGAGCAGCTCCTCTCAGCGCTGCGTCCAACAGACGAGACGTTTGAACTGGTTCTGGTGGACGATGGCTCCAGCGACCGCACCGCCAAAGTGCTGGCCCAGGTCAGCAAAGAGGTGCCCGAAGTGGTGGCTGTGCTGCTGCGCAAGAACTATGGCCAGACTGCAGCCATGGCGGCTGGTTTTGATGTGGCTGGCGGTGAAGTCATTGTCAGCCTGGATGGTGATCTTCAGAACGATCCAGCCGACATCCCCATGCTTCTGGCCAAATTGCGGGAGGGGTATGACCTCGTGAGTGGCTGGCGCCATCAGCGCCAGGACGCCGCCCTCCAGCGCAAACTTCCCTCCCGGCTGGCCAACCGCTTGATCGGC
It contains:
- the rplR gene encoding 50S ribosomal protein L18, with protein sequence MSKLSRKQQTQKRHRRLRRHISGTSDRPRLAVFRSNNHIYAQVIDDADQSTLCSASTVDKELRTSLKTTGGSCDASVAVGELVAKRAIAKGIQQVVFDRGGNLYHGRVKALADAAREAGLQF
- the rpsE gene encoding 30S ribosomal protein S5, with product MTDSSPQSNPNAVPGAADVPAAAEGQQQQEQRRGRGDRDGRRGDRRGGRRGQERDSEWQERVVQIRRVSKTVKGGKKMSFRAIVVVGNEKGQVGVGVGKAGDVIGAVRKGVADGKKHLVKVPLTRHNSIPTLSNGRDGAASVLIRPAAPGTGVIAGGSIRTVLELAGIKNVLAKRLGSKTPLNNARAAMVALSLLRTHKETAKERGISLEQIYS
- the rplO gene encoding 50S ribosomal protein L15 — translated: MTLRLDSLKSNKGARRRKLRKGRGIAAGQGASCGFGMRGQKSRSGRPTRPGFEGGQMPLYRRVPKLKHFPLVNPKFFTVLNVSALNGLDDGSTVNLDSLVKGGIVTSPKHPLKMLGNGDLTAKKLTVQAAAFTASARTKIEAAGGTCEILD
- the secY gene encoding preprotein translocase subunit SecY, encoding MLVSRGRNPNASEVIGQLITNPGLRSRVLTTLGLLLLVRLGIYIPMPGIDREAFKQFIDQGGQLIGFLDIFTGGGISTLGIFALGILPFINASIILQLLTAALPQLEDLQKNEGEAGRRKIAQITRYVALGWGLVQSVVFAMILRQYAVEGLSEVVFVVQTALALVTGSMVVMWLSEVITERGIGQGASLVIFLNIVATLPRTLGATIEAAQTGDRDTVLGIVVLVLVFLATIVGIIFVQEGARRIPIVSAKRQVGGAGVLPTRQSYLPLKLNAGGVMPIIFASALIFLPVTIANLTKSEWLIRAASALNPGAANPWPYALTFFALILGFSYFYASLTVNPADIATNLKRGGVAIPGVRPGSATATYLSGVQNRLTLLGGLFLGAVAIIPAAVERATNVQTFQGLGATSLLILVGVAIDTAKQVQTYVISQRYEGLVRQ
- a CDS encoding adenylate kinase, with protein sequence MKNRLLFLGPPGAGKGTQATRLCDANSMKHLSTGDLLRSEVAAGSDLGKEAEAVMNRGELVSDALVLAIVESQMKSLTADGWLLDGFPRTVPQAEALEPLLAELQQPIQAVVLLELDDAVLIERLLSRGRADDNEAVIRNRLGVYREKTAPLIRFYSDKDLLVSVPAQGAVEEITKRIESVLS
- the rpmJ gene encoding 50S ribosomal protein L36, which codes for MKVRSSVKKMCDKCRVIRRHGKVMVICTNPKHKQRQG
- the rpsM gene encoding 30S ribosomal protein S13; amino-acid sequence: MARIAGVDIPRDKRIEVSLTYIYGVGLTRSQAILAKTGVNPDIRVKDLEDGDLQKLRNAMEEYTLEGDLRRQEGMALKRLQDIGCLRGRRHRMSLPVRGQRTRTNARTRRGARKTVAGKKK
- the rpsK gene encoding 30S ribosomal protein S11, with the translated sequence MPKTVKKSGPKKAKRNVPNGVAHIQSTFNNTIVSITDTAGEVISWSSAGASGFKGARKGTPFAAQTAAEAAARRALDQGMRQIEVLVRGPGSGRETAIRALQVAGLEITLIRDVTPLPHNGCRRPKRRRV
- a CDS encoding DNA-directed RNA polymerase subunit alpha, whose protein sequence is MLQYQIDRIEHQVAEDRAQSGVFLIGPLERGQATTLGNALRRVLMGGLEGSAVTAIRIAGVNHEYATVPGVREDVLDILLNCKELTVNSRSAELEIGRLVVAGPAEVKAGDLQFSSQVQVVDADRPIATVADGHSLELEVHVERGVGYRPVDRHNEETSAIDLLQIDAVFMPVTRVNFTIDETAVAEGGSARERLRMEIVTDGSITPDDALAQSANQLIELFQPLATVTLVEEVPAEPEPSAEAQIPLEELNLSVRAYNCLKRAQVNSVSDLMGFSYEDLLEIKNFGSKSADEVIEALERIVISIPQSRTSA
- the rplQ gene encoding 50S ribosomal protein L17, whose product is MRHQCRVPQLGRPADQRKAMLRALTTQLIREGRVTTTKARAKALRDEAERMITLAKDGSLASRRRAMGYIFDKQLVHALFDKAPNRYSDRKGGYTRITRTVPRRGDNAEMAIIELV
- the truA gene encoding tRNA pseudouridine(38-40) synthase TruA; translation: MNTEPSSAGPEPPSLQRIALSLQYEGSSFCGWQRQRNGRSVQAVLEDAITQLDPHRPVQTFAAGRTDAGVHAAGQVVHFDCSGPIPARKWAPALNGRLPSTIRVRESVARPLDWHACYSATYRRYRYTIHNGRRPNLFLSPWSWHRYQHKLDASRMRDALNTMLGLHDFSAFMKAGSRRAHARTTVQEVLVERQGDLLRVEIQASGFLYGMVRLLMAQLVAVGEHRLSVGAFEQRWRERRRHEVKEAAPATGLCLLRAGYAEPVFTKAGWYDCQPWFFLAESDPPPDPASTPESTGLYSERCPTRRSWRAEE